A window of the Butyricimonas virosa genome harbors these coding sequences:
- a CDS encoding TonB-dependent receptor: protein MSLKKLFFLSTVIFLIGQMDLFAQSEKVSLSGTIQDAKSGETLPFVVVNIKDLNLWTTSDINGKFSFKNVKKGEYTLTASCLGYKDYEMKINLSKNIEKYILKLEEQTLALKEVTVTATSGNKLNSSSSIKKAALEHVQASSIVDVMQLLPGSLTVNPNLNDISKLTIRDVTGKDATNAFGTAVIVDGARMSNDANMQMTSTALSNQGISTSAGTGIDARQIAVDNIESIEVIRGIASAEYGDLNSGAVIVKTKAGKSPLEVRFKTDPKIKQVYAGKGFALGDNKGFLNIDADYVQSQNDIRTPAKSYNRLTAQIGYSNVFNPQGRAFSLNAKLKGLTTLDKQKSDPDKQSEEKTKVENQEISLNIYGNWMINKAWLTSLKYTVAGSLGKQYNWDHEQHTTVGAATTNSMESGEHVAGFLPYEYYSDLKIEGKPVYAQAKLTANISGKYGIFYNNFMLGGEWSTKGNEGKGKSFDPNNPPTQNIRPRSFKDIPYINEYSGFIEDKIKIEIGKRSIELSAGSRFTKIDTKGADFDVIVDPRFNARVTLLENRWNKKGWESLSIRVGWGIQHKMPTLAYLYPDPAYIDKASFSFKDDANDHKLAVITTNVFETDNDHLKIPKSNNFEIGVDFKVLNINASLAYFKEKLTHGYNQAGYAVPYQYREYNYSSSLTNPEYVNGEVVENGTSVGYRTLKTFGVFQRPDNGIKTDKWGIEYSFDFGKIDVIKTSILVDGAFFHTKTFDNSLKMIHESRYINNEPYPYVGLYVGGTNVGNGNLYQRLNTNLRLVTHIPQLRLVFTLGAQCVWMDKSKALSKYQGQCLAYMKDDDGNIIEGNVEKDKTYNKYINPVAYMDQDGTIHPFTETEANDPVFQHMIKSGKSTYFVEDSLDPYFMLNLRMTKEIGKFASLSFYANNFTNAKPWRYYQSSGSDFRVNSDISFGAEISLKF from the coding sequence ATGAGTTTGAAAAAATTGTTTTTTTTAAGCACGGTCATCTTTTTGATCGGGCAAATGGACCTCTTTGCCCAATCTGAAAAGGTCAGCCTATCCGGAACTATACAAGATGCAAAATCCGGTGAGACACTCCCCTTCGTTGTGGTCAATATCAAGGACTTAAATCTATGGACCACTTCTGACATTAACGGAAAATTTTCTTTCAAGAACGTAAAAAAAGGTGAATATACCCTAACCGCTTCTTGTCTTGGTTACAAAGATTATGAAATGAAAATTAATCTAAGTAAAAATATCGAGAAATACATTCTAAAATTAGAGGAACAAACCCTAGCACTAAAAGAAGTCACCGTGACCGCAACATCCGGAAACAAGCTAAACAGTTCTTCCTCTATTAAAAAAGCGGCATTGGAACACGTGCAGGCTTCCAGTATCGTGGACGTGATGCAATTACTACCCGGATCGTTGACCGTTAATCCAAACTTAAACGACATCTCGAAACTGACGATCCGGGACGTCACGGGAAAAGATGCTACCAACGCTTTCGGGACTGCCGTGATCGTGGACGGGGCACGTATGTCAAATGATGCAAACATGCAAATGACCTCTACCGCTCTATCCAATCAAGGCATAAGCACTTCGGCCGGAACCGGAATCGATGCCCGCCAGATTGCCGTGGATAACATCGAGTCGATCGAAGTTATCCGGGGTATCGCCTCTGCCGAATACGGAGACTTGAACTCGGGAGCTGTAATCGTCAAGACAAAGGCAGGGAAATCCCCCCTGGAGGTACGTTTCAAGACTGACCCGAAAATCAAACAAGTCTATGCGGGCAAAGGTTTTGCCTTAGGAGACAATAAAGGATTCTTAAATATTGACGCCGATTACGTGCAATCACAGAATGACATTCGAACCCCGGCAAAATCCTATAACCGTTTGACCGCACAAATCGGTTATTCCAACGTGTTCAATCCGCAAGGAAGAGCTTTTAGTTTGAATGCTAAGCTAAAAGGTCTAACCACTTTGGACAAACAAAAAAGTGATCCGGACAAGCAATCCGAAGAAAAGACAAAAGTTGAAAATCAAGAAATCAGTTTGAATATCTACGGGAACTGGATGATAAACAAAGCTTGGTTAACCAGCCTGAAATACACCGTGGCCGGATCTCTCGGAAAACAATACAACTGGGACCACGAACAACATACAACTGTCGGGGCTGCAACCACAAATTCCATGGAATCAGGAGAACACGTGGCCGGTTTTCTTCCCTATGAATATTATAGTGATCTGAAAATCGAGGGAAAGCCCGTTTACGCACAAGCCAAACTAACGGCCAACATCTCCGGGAAATACGGAATTTTCTATAATAACTTCATGTTAGGAGGTGAATGGAGTACAAAAGGAAATGAAGGCAAAGGAAAAAGTTTCGACCCGAACAATCCGCCGACCCAGAACATTCGTCCCCGTTCATTCAAAGACATTCCCTACATCAATGAATACAGTGGTTTCATCGAGGACAAAATAAAAATTGAAATAGGCAAAAGGTCAATAGAACTTTCTGCCGGAAGCCGATTCACCAAGATTGACACGAAAGGAGCTGATTTTGACGTGATCGTGGATCCACGTTTTAACGCCCGAGTGACATTATTAGAAAATCGCTGGAACAAGAAAGGATGGGAAAGCCTAAGCATTCGTGTTGGATGGGGAATCCAACATAAAATGCCGACACTGGCCTACTTGTACCCGGACCCGGCTTATATAGACAAAGCCAGTTTCTCGTTCAAAGATGACGCTAATGATCATAAATTAGCCGTGATTACCACGAATGTATTCGAAACGGACAATGACCATTTGAAAATCCCCAAAAGTAACAATTTCGAAATTGGGGTAGATTTCAAAGTACTAAATATTAATGCCAGTTTAGCTTACTTCAAAGAGAAACTGACCCATGGATACAACCAAGCCGGCTATGCCGTTCCCTATCAATACCGGGAATATAATTACAGTTCCAGCCTGACCAACCCGGAATACGTAAACGGAGAAGTCGTGGAAAACGGGACTTCCGTGGGTTACCGCACCTTGAAAACATTCGGGGTTTTCCAACGCCCAGATAACGGAATCAAAACCGATAAATGGGGGATAGAATACTCCTTCGATTTCGGGAAGATCGACGTGATCAAGACATCAATTCTTGTAGACGGGGCATTCTTCCACACAAAAACATTCGACAATAGCCTCAAAATGATTCATGAATCCCGATATATAAACAATGAACCTTATCCCTATGTCGGGTTATACGTGGGTGGTACCAATGTCGGAAATGGAAATCTTTATCAACGCTTGAACACGAACTTGCGTTTAGTGACCCATATTCCTCAATTACGTCTTGTTTTCACGTTAGGTGCTCAATGCGTGTGGATGGATAAATCGAAAGCCTTATCGAAATACCAGGGACAATGCCTAGCTTACATGAAAGACGACGACGGCAACATTATTGAAGGAAATGTAGAAAAAGACAAAACCTATAACAAGTATATTAATCCGGTAGCATACATGGATCAAGACGGTACTATTCACCCGTTCACTGAAACAGAAGCAAACGACCCGGTATTCCAGCACATGATCAAAAGCGGGAAGTCCACTTATTTCGTGGAAGATTCCCTTGATCCGTATTTCATGTTGAACCTGCGTATGACGAAAGAAATCGGGAAATTTGCCTCTCTTTCTTTCTACGCAAACAACTTCACCAATGCCAAACCTTGGAGATATTACCAATCCAGCGGTTCTGACTTTAGAGTAAACAGCGACATTAGTTTCGGTGCCGAAATCAGTCTGAAATTTTAA
- a CDS encoding Spy/CpxP family protein refolding chaperone — MKKMNKKYLIYWVNIILLMLNTALLVFFCFTPDKTVYKNEDSTISNEFLREELNFTDEQYKLINELDKDVLRRHQTVLKLLCQRRYQMLNELAKPNPSTEELNKIATSVGHLHKALKTQTARHLLNIKKVCTPEQSKKLEKMFIDLLEINKHCSECAEKCTDQEKCKRCNKFHHYKNIESDSLETNRDSTKNITK, encoded by the coding sequence ATGAAAAAGATGAATAAAAAATATTTGATTTACTGGGTGAACATTATTCTGCTGATGTTGAATACGGCTCTCCTCGTATTCTTTTGTTTTACTCCCGACAAAACAGTCTACAAGAATGAAGATTCCACTATATCCAACGAATTCTTACGTGAAGAACTGAATTTCACGGATGAGCAATATAAACTCATCAACGAATTAGATAAAGATGTCCTAAGAAGACACCAAACCGTATTAAAGCTACTCTGCCAAAGACGTTATCAGATGTTGAACGAACTGGCAAAACCCAATCCATCCACGGAAGAGCTGAACAAAATTGCCACGTCCGTGGGACACTTGCATAAAGCACTGAAAACACAAACAGCACGACATTTACTCAATATAAAAAAGGTATGCACCCCGGAACAATCGAAAAAACTCGAAAAAATGTTCATCGATTTACTGGAGATTAACAAACATTGTTCGGAATGTGCAGAAAAATGTACGGATCAAGAAAAATGCAAAAGATGTAATAAGTTCCACCATTACAAGAACATAGAATCCGATTCACTAGAGACAAACAGAGATTCTACAAAAAATATTACGAAATAA
- a CDS encoding RNA polymerase sigma factor — protein MSEEEMIKAILKGDQKAFKLLVDNYQLMVVNTCHAFVHDRDEAEDIAQDVFIQVFESLGKFRFESKLSTWLYRIAVNRSINHCKSPRGRAIKVDIESWKQQEVAQSPEMPQQQLLEEQEQLELLHRAIDRLPENQRTALILNKYEELSYKEIAEIMGTSLSSVESLLFRAKNNLEKIFNTK, from the coding sequence ATGAGCGAGGAAGAGATGATAAAAGCGATACTTAAAGGTGATCAGAAAGCCTTTAAGTTATTGGTTGACAACTATCAGTTGATGGTTGTCAATACTTGTCATGCTTTCGTGCATGATCGGGATGAGGCGGAAGATATTGCCCAAGACGTTTTTATCCAAGTCTTTGAATCTCTAGGTAAGTTTAGATTTGAAAGTAAATTATCCACGTGGCTGTACCGGATAGCAGTGAATAGGTCTATTAATCACTGCAAATCCCCTAGGGGACGAGCCATAAAAGTCGATATAGAATCATGGAAACAACAAGAGGTGGCACAATCGCCTGAAATGCCACAACAACAATTATTGGAAGAACAAGAGCAACTGGAATTATTACACCGGGCTATTGACCGACTTCCCGAAAATCAACGCACGGCGTTAATTCTAAACAAGTATGAAGAACTTTCATACAAGGAAATTGCAGAGATCATGGGGACTTCTCTCTCCTCCGTGGAATCACTTCTTTTCCGTGCAAAAAATAATCTTGAGAAAATATTCAACACGAAATAA
- a CDS encoding bifunctional metallophosphatase/5'-nucleotidase, with protein sequence MNLMLPLSVFSKLQMYMTLLWIMFLSGCQNTEEKEIVIISTNDIHGRIEQFSKLATFVKRIKEEHPNVILVDAGDRFTGNPYVDHAKEKGFPIISLMNDLGYEVGTLGNHEFDFGQKILRARINDATFPIICANINSSRGELDSIPPYHIIEKDGIKLGFISFVQTETDQIPSTNPERLKDITFDHYLDKVEDYKPLKRQCDVLIGLTHLGVDKDSILATQMPELDIIIGGHTHTLLETSKEINNVIIGQTGLKLQYAGLTILKFTKGKLTERSYQSCLIDTITRVDSCITRKVNYFMEQPEFKEVIGISSLPFKSQESIGNIVTDAMLRSTVSDFAFYNQGGIRLSALPQGDITLETLLSIEPFGNHIVLHDLSLSDIKALILNRFNQDGHVIDLYVSPGSYTIIQDQQGKGTDVILKDRNDRPLVEKASYKVALNNYVSIQYDFPDKGKGLHTDISIVNAMVDFIRANTPLAPTNKRTYLSPVK encoded by the coding sequence ATGAATTTGATGCTACCCCTTTCCGTGTTTTCCAAATTACAAATGTACATGACCTTGCTATGGATCATGTTCCTCTCCGGTTGCCAGAATACCGAAGAAAAAGAGATCGTGATCATATCCACCAATGACATACACGGGAGAATTGAACAATTCTCCAAACTGGCCACATTCGTGAAGCGCATCAAGGAGGAACACCCGAATGTGATTCTGGTAGATGCCGGAGATCGATTCACTGGCAACCCATATGTGGACCATGCGAAAGAAAAAGGCTTCCCCATCATCTCGCTAATGAACGACTTGGGCTACGAGGTCGGAACATTAGGAAATCACGAATTCGATTTCGGACAAAAAATTCTTCGGGCCAGAATAAACGACGCAACCTTCCCGATTATCTGCGCCAATATCAATTCCTCCCGGGGAGAACTGGACAGTATTCCTCCTTATCATATAATCGAGAAGGACGGTATCAAGCTGGGTTTCATTAGTTTTGTGCAAACAGAAACAGACCAAATACCAAGTACTAACCCGGAACGTTTGAAAGACATTACCTTTGACCATTATCTCGACAAGGTGGAAGATTACAAACCGCTCAAGCGCCAATGTGACGTACTAATTGGCCTCACGCACCTTGGAGTGGACAAGGATTCCATTCTAGCAACACAAATGCCAGAACTAGACATAATTATCGGGGGCCATACCCACACGTTATTGGAAACCTCGAAAGAGATAAATAACGTTATAATCGGACAAACAGGACTCAAGTTGCAATACGCCGGTCTGACCATATTAAAATTCACAAAGGGCAAGCTCACCGAACGTTCTTACCAATCCTGCCTGATTGACACAATTACACGGGTTGATTCTTGCATAACACGAAAAGTCAACTATTTCATGGAGCAACCCGAATTTAAAGAAGTTATCGGGATTAGCTCCCTCCCATTTAAATCTCAAGAAAGTATCGGTAATATCGTGACTGACGCAATGCTACGTTCAACAGTATCTGATTTCGCCTTCTACAACCAAGGGGGCATTCGTCTTTCCGCACTTCCCCAAGGAGACATCACGCTGGAAACCCTTCTCTCCATAGAACCTTTTGGTAACCATATCGTCCTTCATGACTTATCTTTAAGCGACATAAAAGCTTTAATACTAAATCGGTTCAATCAAGATGGCCACGTGATAGACTTGTATGTATCACCCGGCAGTTACACGATTATTCAAGATCAACAGGGAAAAGGAACAGACGTCATTCTTAAAGACCGTAACGATAGACCACTCGTTGAGAAAGCCTCCTATAAAGTCGCCCTCAATAACTATGTAAGCATTCAATACGACTTTCCTGACAAGGGCAAAGGACTACATACAGATATTTCCATTGTAAACGCAATGGTTGATTTTATCCGGGCAAATACCCCTCTCGCTCCAACAAACAAGCGCACTTACCTATCGCCTGTTAAATAA
- a CDS encoding YbaK/EbsC family protein: MSLEKVKQYFDSLGLGQRVHELAQSSATVEEAAVAVGCEPERIAKTMSFLLGEKPILVVTAGDARIDNKKYKEYFHQKAKMIPGELVEQYVGHAPGGVCPFVIPEETQVFLDVSLKRFDIVYPAAGTSNSAVELSIKELEDCSRSREWIDVCKDWEKE; encoded by the coding sequence ATGTCACTGGAAAAAGTAAAACAATATTTTGATAGCCTTGGTTTAGGACAAAGGGTTCATGAACTGGCCCAGTCGAGTGCTACCGTGGAGGAAGCGGCTGTTGCCGTGGGGTGTGAGCCGGAGCGTATTGCTAAAACAATGTCTTTCCTGTTGGGAGAGAAGCCGATATTGGTTGTTACGGCCGGGGATGCCAGGATTGATAATAAAAAATACAAGGAGTATTTTCATCAGAAAGCGAAAATGATACCGGGAGAATTGGTGGAGCAATATGTCGGGCATGCCCCCGGAGGAGTCTGCCCGTTTGTTATTCCCGAGGAAACACAAGTGTTTTTGGACGTTTCGCTTAAACGCTTTGATATTGTTTATCCGGCAGCGGGGACAAGTAATAGTGCTGTCGAGTTGTCTATCAAGGAGCTGGAGGATTGTTCCCGTTCCCGGGAGTGGATTGACGTGTGTAAGGATTGGGAAAAGGAATGA